One Thermoanaerobacter kivui genomic window, GGAGGATGGTAGGCCGTGCGTAAAGGCTTTGTTAGGGTAGTAGCATTAGGTTTATTATCGTTTTTACTTTTGTTTACTTCGGCGTGTGGAAATAAGTCTGAGAGTAGCAATGCTATAAAAATTGGAGCAAACTTAGAGCTGTCGGGAAATGTTGCCACATTGGGTCAATCAGGCTTAAATGGAATTATGTTAGCAGTAGATGAAATTAACAATGCTGGTGGAGTTCTTGGTAAAAAGATTGAAATAGTCAAGTATGACAATAAGTCTGATAATACAGAAGCCGCTTCGGTTGCTACTCGGTTAATTACCCAAGATAAAGTAGTTGCTATTATTGGTTCGTGTACTTCTGGCAATACCCTATCTTATGTTAATATTGCCGAAACTAATAAAGTTCCTGTGATCTCGCCCTCGGCAACTAACCCTGATGTTACAGTAGATCCTAAAACAGGCAAGGTAAGAGAGTATATTTTCCGTACTTGCTTTATAGATCCTTTCCAGGGAACGGCAATGGCAAAGTTCGTTTTGAATGAATTAAAGCTTAAAAAAGTTGCTGTTTTAAAAGATAATACAGCTCCTTATTCGGTGGGTTTGGCTAAGTTTTTTGTAGAAGCTTTCAAAGCTGGCGGTGGCGAAATTTTAGCTGATGAAAACTACACTACCCAAGATCAGGATTTTCGCTCGGTATTAACCAAGATTAAAAATTTAAAGCCTGAATTTATTTATGTACCTGGTTATTACGAGCAAGTGGGTCAAATTGTAAAGCAAGCACGGGAGCTTGGTATTAATGTTCCTATGGGCGGTGGTGATGGCTGGGATTCGCCAAAACTTGTTGAAATTGCTGGTGCTGCTGCGCTTAATAACACCTTTATTACCAATCACTATTCGTCTTTAATGCCTGATCCAAAAGTTCAGGACTTTGTTAAAAAGTATAAGGAAAAGTACGGCAGCGAACCGGATGCAATGGCTGCAGTAGGTTATGATACGGTACTTGTTTTAGTTGATGCCATTAAACGGGCTGGTGAAGCTACACCCGAAAAGATCAAAGAAGCTTTAAAGACCACCAAGGATGTAGAAGGAGTTACTGCAAAAATCTCCTTAGATGAAAATCACAATCCTGCTAAAAGCTTGGTGATTTTGGAATACAAAGACGGTAAGCAAACCTATAAAGCTTATGTAAATCCTTAAAAGATTAAAGGGGGAGGAATATTCCTCCCCTAAAAAATGAATTTAATTAGGTTAGAGGTGGTTAATATGATGGAATTTATCCAGCAGTTAATAAATGGAATATCAGTGGGAAGTATTTACGCTTTAATTGCTTTAGGATACACTATGGTTTATGGTATTATAAAACTCATCAATTTTGCCCATGGCGATGTTTACATGCTTGGTGCCTTTGCAGGACTATATGCGACCTTGGTTTTAAAAATGTCTTTTGTTCCAGCGTTAATTTTTTCCATGATTGTGTGTGCTATTTTAGGCATTTTTATCGAAAGATTGGCATATCGTCCTTTAAGAAACTCACCAAAAATTGTAATTTTAATTACTGCAATAGGTGTTTCCCTTCTTTTAGAATATACCACAATGTTTTTCCTGGGTCCGCAACCTCGAGCATTTCCGAAAGTTTTTAAAGAGATTTCGTATTCATTACTTGGCGGAAAGATTACCATATCAAATAGGGAAATTTTAATTATTGCGGTCACGGTTATCTTAATGATTTTACTGCAGTATATAGTTCATAATACGAAAATTGGAAAAGCAATGCGGGCAGTTTCTTATGACATGCAAGCTGCTCGTTTAATGGGAATAAATGTGGATACGACAATATCCATCACCTTTGCTCTTGGTTCAGCTTTAGCTGCGGCAGCAGGAGTGCTGGTAGGAATATATTACAATAAAGTATTTCCTTTAATGGGAATTATGTTCGGTTTAAAAGCCTTTGTTTCAGCGGTTTTAGGAGGAATAGGAAGTATACCTGGAGCAATGACCGGAGGGCTTATTTTAGGGATTACCGAGTCCTTAGTAAGTGGGTACGGTAGTTCTTTATATAGGGATCCCGTAGCTTTTGTGATTTTGATTATTATCTTATTAGTTAAACCTTCTGGCTTATTTGGGAAAAACGTTCGGGAGAAAGTGTAGGTGAAAGGGAATGCTAAAAAATTGGTTTACAAAGGAAAATCTTGCAGTAACATTGTTGTTAATAGCGCTTATGGTAGGAGTTCAGGTTTTGTATTCAGCAGAAATCATTAGTCCTTTTGTGATGTTAAACTTAATTATTATCGCAATTAATATCATTCTTGCAGTAAGTTTAAATTTAGTGGTTGGTTATACGGGACAATTCTCTATTGGTCACGCGGGATTTATGGCATTAGGTGCTTATGCGTCGGCTATTATGACTTTAAATTTTAATGCTCCTTTTATTGTATCCTTGTTAGTTGGAGCAATAGTGGCGGGTATTGGCGGCGTTATAATTGGCATACCTACCTTGCGTTTAAAAGGTGATTACTTGGCTATTGCTACTTTAGGGTTTGCAGAAATAATCCGGGGGGGTAATAACAAATATTAGTTATTTAGGTGGAGCTTACGGCTTAATGGGAATAACCCAGAGGACTAATTGGCTGTGGGCTTTTGGCTGCATGTTGGTTACAGTTTTAGTTATCAAAAATTTTGTTCAATCCAGCCACGGTCGGGCGTGTATTTCGGTTCGAGAAAATGAAATTGCGGCGGAAGCAATGGGAATAAATACTACAAAATATAAAGTTATAGCTTTCACTATGGGTTCATTTTTTGCTGGAATTGGCGGGGCACTCCTTGCTCATTATATTACCTTTATTGAACCAAATGCTTTTAACTTTTTAAAATCCTTTGATATACTTGTGATGGTAGTTTTAGGAGGGCAAGGGAGCCTCACTGGCTCAGTGGTAGCGGCAATTGTACTGACGTTAATTTCTACATTTTTACAGAGTTTAGCAGAACTGCGACTTATAATTTATGCCATAATCTTAATTTTGGTAATGTTATTTAGACCACAGGGCCTTCTTGGAACCCATGAGTTATCCTTTAAGCTTTTGCAGAAAAAGAGAGGTGTAAGTCATGGCAGCCATTCTGCAGACGCATAGCCTGGGGATTAGCTTTGGAGGATTAAAAGCAGTTCAGGATTTAAATCTGACCTTAAATGAAGGAGATTTAGTTGGGTTAATCGGACCAAACGGTGCAGGTAAAACAACGGTTTTTAACCTTTTAACGGGGATTTACCTTCCAACCACAGGTGATATAATTTTTAAAGGCGAAAGCATAGTAGGGTTAAAGCCTTACCAAATTGCTGCTAAAGGAATAACCCGCACTTTCCAAAACATTCGTTTGTTTGGTGAACTTTCGGTTTTAGAAAATGTTTTAATTGCCAGGCACTTACATGTTCCATATAACATGATGCATGCTATATTCCGTCTTGGGAAGTTTTACCGAGGAGAAAAAGAAATGCGGGATGAAGCTTATGAGTTATTAAAAATCATGAACTTAGCTCATAAGGCGGAAGAAAAGGCCAAAAACTTACCTTACGGAGAACAGCGCCGATTAGAAATTGCCCGAGCATTGGCTACTCACCCTTCCTTATTACTTTTAGATGAACCAGCAGCAGGCATGAACCCTCGAGAAACGACAGAGTTAATGGAATTAATTGATTTTATCCGAGGTAAGTTTAATATGACTATTTTGCTTATTGAACACGATATGCATTTAGTAATGAACATTTGCGAGCGGATTTACGTTTTGGACTATGGAGTTAATATTGCTCATGGGACGCCTGAAGAAATTAAAAACAACTCTCGGGTCATTGAAGCGTATTTAGGAGAGGGGGCATAACTATGAGCGGGAAAGAAGTATTAAGAATTGAAGAGTTAAATGTGTTTTACGGGGCCATTCATGCTTTGAAGGGAATATCGCTTACCGTAAACGAAGGTGAAATAGTAACCTTAATTGGGGCAAATGGTGCGGGAAAAAGCACTACTTTAAATACAATTTGCGGATTGGTCAAGCCTAAATCGGGAAGAATAATTTTTGAAGGTAAGGATATTACTGATAAAGCTGCTCATGATATCGTAAAAATGGGTATAAGCCAGGTGCCTGAGGGCCGACGGGTTTTTGCTAACATGTCGGTAATGGAAAACCTAGAACTAGGTGCTTATCTTTTAAAAGATAAAGTGGAATTTAAACGCAGGCTTACTAAGGTTTTTGAGCGGTTTCCGCGGCTTGCTGAAAGAAAGGGACAACTGGCCGGCTCTTTATCTGGCGGAGAACAGCAAATGTTAGCGATGGGGCGGGCATTGATGTCGGCACCTAGACTCATGCTTTTAGATGAGCCTTCAATGGGTTTAGCTCCTCTGTTGGTTAAAGAAATTTTTGCGATTATTAAAGAACTAAACGAACAAGGAACTACTATTCTTTTAGTAGAACAAAATGCACATATGGCTCTTTCTATTGCTCATAAAGGCTATGTATTAGAAACAGGAAATATTGTGTTATCTGGCCCCGTTTGGGAGTTGGCAGAAAACCCGCAGGTAAAGGAAGCTTATCTTGGGGGTTAAAGAGGAGGTTAGTAAGGCAATTTTACTCATCAGATTAAAGGCGAACCTCTACTTTTATACATAAAAAGTTTGGTTCGTCATGATATTATTTTTGTCAAAAAATTTACATTATAATAAAATTTTGAAAGTTTGCTCTGAGAATTGACAGGAGGCATTTAGTATAAGTACTCTATTTTTCTACAGCTTGGTTCCTGAACAATTCAACATTTATTATACATCCTTAAAAATAAAATATAAAAATATAACCTTAGAATGAAACAAAGGCGTTTCATTTATATGAGTATGCCTTTGTTTTATTTTTTAATATTTTATGCTTTTATACTTTAATTAATCATTATTCTATCTCCGTAAGAAAATGGCATTTTAGTTTTTATAAGTCCATCTGGTTGTGGCAAGACTAGAGGATGGAAGACTACATCACTGGAAGATTCGGTTAAAGGAGGTGAAAGGGTGAATCGCACTCATTTTGAAAAAGAATTAGAGAAACTTCATTATGACGTATTAAAAATGGGTAGCCTTGTAGAAGAGGCGATAGCGAACGCCATTGTTTCTTTAGTGAACCATGATACAGAATTGGCTCAAAAAGTTATAGATGACGATGACAGAATAGACAAAATGGAAGTAGAAATTGACAATAAATGTGCAAAGATCATTGTAACCCAGCAGCCAATTGCAAGGGATTTGAGAATAGTTTTGACAGGGCTTAAAATTGTTACAGACTTAGAAAGAATGGCAGACTATGCAGTAGATATAGCAAAAACTACTTTGAGGATTGCTCATCAAAAATATATAAAACCATTGATATATATTCCTAGAATGGCTGAAACCGTAAGAGAAATGGTAAAAATGTCATTGGATTCTTATGTCCGACAGGATTTAGACCTTGCAAGGACGATTGGTGAAAAAGATGATATAGTAGATGCCCTTTACAAACAAGTATTTACAGAACCATTAACTTATATGATGGAAGACCCAAGAAACATCGACCAGGCGAGTCAGTTTTTGTTTGTAGCTCGTTATCTTGAGAGAATTGCTGATCATGCTACTAATATATGTGAATGGGTAATTTACTTAGATACGGGAGAGCATATAGATTTAAATTAAAAATATTAGGTTGTTGAACAATTTTAAGCAAAGCCGCAGCCTATAACGAAAGTTTATGTGGAGTAAGGCGTCATTACTGCTGTTTATTTGGTGTATTTTGGTTTTCATTTTTATACATTTTTTAATTTTAATAACTTCAATAGGAATTCCTCTTGTAGATAAAAATCAAATAACTTCTATTCTATAAATAATATAGTTTTCGATAAAATTTTAAAAAAGTGTTGATATGGAGTGTATTAAAACAATTGGTAGCTACTTTACCGACAAAAGTCGTATGGGAAGTTATCCATGTGCCAGTTTGTATAATCATGACTACTGTCTATCCAATTAATCTTCTTCCAATTCATAGGCCATAACTGGCAATCTTCCTATAGCCAATGTTATATTAGCACAATCGTTGACAGTAACTACATTGGTGATATGGTGAACTAAAGGTGAGGTGAGCATTTTTACACAATGTCAAGAAGAAACATGCTTCCCTACGCAGGCATTACCCTGACAGGTTCAAAGGGTCGGGAACGAATTCCCTCTCAGCCACTTCTTGGCTCCCATAGCACTCGTCTTATTTGGTTTTGTCCAATATGCTTAAAGTAATTATACCACAAACCTAAAAGAATTCAATAATTATTTTGAAAATGGTATCAATATTCAATGAGTTAAGTCTATATAGTGTAATTTCATCCATGAAGTGATAGAAATTTTTGAGAAGTTATTAAAAGAAGGTATGGACATTACAGAGCTTGTATCAATAATCAAGGAAATAACGGATAAATTGGGGAGGGAAGCAATAATAGGATATGAAAGAACATATTACAAATCCAAAAGAGATGGTAGGTACACATATTTGGTAGATGACGCATTAGGGATAGAAAGGCATGAGAGGATAGAGAAGGGAGTAAAAATAAGGCTAGTAGAAAAATCGATATAAGAATCATACGAGAAAAGCAGTAAAGAAGCATGTCCAGAGGAATTAAGTAAACAGACGGTATTAAACGCAATAAAAGAAATAGGGGAAGTAGAAGTAAAGAAAGAAGAAAAAGTGAAGAAGGAAGTAAGGGTGTTATACATAGAAGCGGACGAAGACTATGTATCCTTACAAGATGGGAGTAAAGAGATGCCACGACTTGTATACATACATGAAGGGAAAGAAACAAAGAATGGGAGGAATGAACTAAAGAATGTTTATTACAAAGCATACGTAGGGGGAAAACCCGAAGACATATGGATAGATGTAGCAAATTATATAAATGACAATTACAAAGAAGAGAAGATAAAGAAGGTATACATAGCGGGGGATGGGGCAAAATGGATAAAAGAAGGATTAGAGTGGATACCAAAATCCAGATTTGTACTAGATAGGTATCATTTAAAAGCAACATCGAGGGAACCAAGATATAGAGATAGAATATAGAGGGCAGTAAACGAAGGGGATGAAAAAGCATTAAAAGAGGCATTTAATGAACTAGCGAAATTAGCAGAAACGGAGCAAGAGAAGAAGAAAGCAGGAATCCATTAGGATGGAGTAGAGAAGGGCTAAAGTTAATGGCAAAATTAAGGGTATTTAGCAAGAATGGAGGCAACTTAAGAGAAATAGAGCGGCGTAATAAAAGAAAAAATACCAATGGAGGTTACAAATTAACGAAGAAGCAGATGAAAGAGGTAGTGAAGAGAGCTAAAACGTATATAAATGAAAAGATAAATAATATTACGGTTTTAAATATAGGTAAAGTAACACCAATATACAGAATTTTAAAAGCAATAAAATATGAAAGTGTGATATAGAAAACATAATGGATGGGAACCTTGATTTAATGAGATTTCAGGGGTTGTCTTTAAAAAATGTCCTACAGTATCTTGACATCATTCACAATGGCACTCTTGACATGTCAATAAATCTCTGATAAAATACCTTTGTGCAGATTTTTACTCAGTGACCCTATGGTTCGAGTTCCTAATGGCGCACTATTTTAATATGCGGGCATGGCGGAACTGGCAGACGCGCCAGACTTAGGATCTGGTGTCTTTCGACGTGGGGGTTCAAGTCCCTTTGCCCGCACCAAGGTATAATAAGGATTGAAAAATAATGCAATACGCATTATTTTTTTAATAAATGAAAAAAGTAAGTTTCAAAGGAAAAGTGATAAAATTACAATAACTTGAGTTTGATTCACCGTTTTTTTATGTTATAATATTATAAGTTTAGAAGACTTTATTCGAAAGAATAAGAAATAGGAGGATTTACTTAATGGGTGTGAGTCTTAAAAAATTAGAGAAAAGTGTTGCAACGATTGAACTTACCATACCAAGTGAAAAGTTCGAAGAAGGTTTAAATTTTGCCTTTAAAAAGAACGCTTCAAAGTTCAATGTGCCGGGTTTTAGAAGAGGGAAAGCACCGAGAATTATTGTGGAAAGGTATTACGGTGAAGGAGTGCTATATGAGGACGCTGTAGAATATGTTTTTGATGGGGCATATAAAGAAGCTCTTAAAGTGTTTAATTTAGAGCCAATAGATTATCCAGACATTAATATTTTACAAATTGGAAAAGGTAAAGACTTAATTTTAGAAGCTACAGTACCTGTTATGCCAGAAGTGGAACTGGGAGACTACAAAGGTATAGAAATTGAAAAAATAGAGTATAATGTGTACGATGGCGATGTAGAATACGAGTTAGAAAAGTTAAGGCAGCAAAATGCAAGGATTGTCCCTATCGAAGGAAGAGCTGCCCAAGAAGGAGATATAGCTGTAATAGATTTTGAAGGTTTTATCGATGACAAGCCTTTTGAAAGTGGCAAAGCTGAAAATTATGAATTAGAATTAGGAAGCGGTACTTTTGTGCCTGGTTTTGAAGAACAAATTGTAGGCCACAATATAAATGACACTTTTGATGTGAATGTTACTTTCCCCGAAAATTACAGGGTAGAGGAATTAAGAGGCAAATCTGCTGTTTTTAAAGTCACTCTCAAGGCTTTAAATAAGAAAGAACTGCCTGAATTAGACGATGAATTTGCAAAAGATGTAAGCGAATTTGAAACCTTAGAAGAATTAAAAGCTGATATAAGAAAAAAAATAGAAGAAAAAAATAGATTAGAAGCTGAAAATGAAATGAAAGAAAAAGCGGTGATTAAAGTTGTAGAAAATGCAAAAGTGGACATTCCAGATGTCATGGTAGAAAGGCAAATAGACATTTCTTTAAGGGATTTGGACTATAATTTGAGATATCAAGGCTTAGACCTTAATAAGTATTTGGAAATTACAGGTAAAAGTTTAGAAGATTTAAGAAAAGAAATGTGGGAAGGAGCTCTAAAGAGAGTAAAGACTCAGCTTGTTATAGATAAAATAGCAAAAGTAGAGAAGATTGAGGCTACAGAGGAAGAATTAGAAAATAGGTTAAAAGAAATGGCAACGAATTACAGAATAAATTTGGAAGAATTAAAGAAAAGTCTCACTGAAAGCCAAATAAATAGCATAAAAGAAGATATAGCCTATTTTAAGACAATTGACTTTATTTTTAGTAAGTGTAAAATAATAAGTAAAGATAAAGTGGAGTGATTTTTATGAGTCTTGTACCTATAGTAGTAGAGCAGACTAATAGAGGCGAACGTTCATATGATATATTTTCTCGCTTGCTTAAAGACAGAATCGTTTTTTTGGGAGAAGAAATAAATGATACTACAGCAAGCTTAGTCATTGCGCAGCTTCTGTTTTTGGAAGCTGAAGACCCTGACAAAGACATCTGGCTTTATATAAATAGTCCAGGAGGTTCTATAACTGCAGGTTTTGCCATTTATGATACTATGCAATATATAAAACCAGATGTAGTGACTTTGTGCGTTGGAATGGCCGCATCTATGGCTGCCTTTTTGCTGGCAGCAGGTACAAAAGGAAAGAGGTTTGCACTTCCAAACAGCGAAATAATGATACATCAGCCTTTAGGAGGCATGCAAGGCCAAGCTACCGACATTAAAATTCACGCTGAAAGGATACTGAGGTTAAGAGATAAGTTAGACAGGATACTTGCGGAAAATACGGGGCAGCCTATCGAAAAAATAAAGGCGGATACTGAAAGAGACTTTTTCATGGATGCGGAGGATGCAAAAGCATACGGCATTATAGACGAGGTCCTTGTCAGGAAGAAAAAATAACGCCCCAAAAGAGGTGGAATTATGGCCAAATATGATAATCAAAAGCAACTAAAGTGCTCATTTTGCGGAAAGACACAGGATCAAGTAAAGAGATTAGTTGCAGGTCCTGGTGTATATATTTGCGACGAATGTATTGAGCTCTGTCAGGAAATCATAAATGAAGAATTTGAGGAAAATATAGATGTAGAAATCGGGGAACTCCCAAAACCAAAAGAAATAAAAGAATTTCTTGACCAATATGTGATAGGTCAAGAAAAAGCAAAAAAAGCTTTGGCGGTTGCTGTTTACAACCATTACA contains:
- a CDS encoding ABC transporter substrate-binding protein, with product MRKGFVRVVALGLLSFLLLFTSACGNKSESSNAIKIGANLELSGNVATLGQSGLNGIMLAVDEINNAGGVLGKKIEIVKYDNKSDNTEAASVATRLITQDKVVAIIGSCTSGNTLSYVNIAETNKVPVISPSATNPDVTVDPKTGKVREYIFRTCFIDPFQGTAMAKFVLNELKLKKVAVLKDNTAPYSVGLAKFFVEAFKAGGGEILADENYTTQDQDFRSVLTKIKNLKPEFIYVPGYYEQVGQIVKQARELGINVPMGGGDGWDSPKLVEIAGAAALNNTFITNHYSSLMPDPKVQDFVKKYKEKYGSEPDAMAAVGYDTVLVLVDAIKRAGEATPEKIKEALKTTKDVEGVTAKISLDENHNPAKSLVILEYKDGKQTYKAYVNP
- a CDS encoding branched-chain amino acid ABC transporter permease; this encodes MMEFIQQLINGISVGSIYALIALGYTMVYGIIKLINFAHGDVYMLGAFAGLYATLVLKMSFVPALIFSMIVCAILGIFIERLAYRPLRNSPKIVILITAIGVSLLLEYTTMFFLGPQPRAFPKVFKEISYSLLGGKITISNREILIIAVTVILMILLQYIVHNTKIGKAMRAVSYDMQAARLMGINVDTTISITFALGSALAAAAGVLVGIYYNKVFPLMGIMFGLKAFVSAVLGGIGSIPGAMTGGLILGITESLVSGYGSSLYRDPVAFVILIIILLVKPSGLFGKNVREKV
- a CDS encoding ABC transporter ATP-binding protein; its protein translation is MAAILQTHSLGISFGGLKAVQDLNLTLNEGDLVGLIGPNGAGKTTVFNLLTGIYLPTTGDIIFKGESIVGLKPYQIAAKGITRTFQNIRLFGELSVLENVLIARHLHVPYNMMHAIFRLGKFYRGEKEMRDEAYELLKIMNLAHKAEEKAKNLPYGEQRRLEIARALATHPSLLLLDEPAAGMNPRETTELMELIDFIRGKFNMTILLIEHDMHLVMNICERIYVLDYGVNIAHGTPEEIKNNSRVIEAYLGEGA
- a CDS encoding ABC transporter ATP-binding protein — encoded protein: MSGKEVLRIEELNVFYGAIHALKGISLTVNEGEIVTLIGANGAGKSTTLNTICGLVKPKSGRIIFEGKDITDKAAHDIVKMGISQVPEGRRVFANMSVMENLELGAYLLKDKVEFKRRLTKVFERFPRLAERKGQLAGSLSGGEQQMLAMGRALMSAPRLMLLDEPSMGLAPLLVKEIFAIIKELNEQGTTILLVEQNAHMALSIAHKGYVLETGNIVLSGPVWELAENPQVKEAYLGG
- the phoU gene encoding phosphate signaling complex protein PhoU, with translation MNRTHFEKELEKLHYDVLKMGSLVEEAIANAIVSLVNHDTELAQKVIDDDDRIDKMEVEIDNKCAKIIVTQQPIARDLRIVLTGLKIVTDLERMADYAVDIAKTTLRIAHQKYIKPLIYIPRMAETVREMVKMSLDSYVRQDLDLARTIGEKDDIVDALYKQVFTEPLTYMMEDPRNIDQASQFLFVARYLERIADHATNICEWVIYLDTGEHIDLN
- the tig gene encoding trigger factor, with the translated sequence MGVSLKKLEKSVATIELTIPSEKFEEGLNFAFKKNASKFNVPGFRRGKAPRIIVERYYGEGVLYEDAVEYVFDGAYKEALKVFNLEPIDYPDINILQIGKGKDLILEATVPVMPEVELGDYKGIEIEKIEYNVYDGDVEYELEKLRQQNARIVPIEGRAAQEGDIAVIDFEGFIDDKPFESGKAENYELELGSGTFVPGFEEQIVGHNINDTFDVNVTFPENYRVEELRGKSAVFKVTLKALNKKELPELDDEFAKDVSEFETLEELKADIRKKIEEKNRLEAENEMKEKAVIKVVENAKVDIPDVMVERQIDISLRDLDYNLRYQGLDLNKYLEITGKSLEDLRKEMWEGALKRVKTQLVIDKIAKVEKIEATEEELENRLKEMATNYRINLEELKKSLTESQINSIKEDIAYFKTIDFIFSKCKIISKDKVE
- the clpP gene encoding ATP-dependent Clp endopeptidase proteolytic subunit ClpP; translated protein: MSLVPIVVEQTNRGERSYDIFSRLLKDRIVFLGEEINDTTASLVIAQLLFLEAEDPDKDIWLYINSPGGSITAGFAIYDTMQYIKPDVVTLCVGMAASMAAFLLAAGTKGKRFALPNSEIMIHQPLGGMQGQATDIKIHAERILRLRDKLDRILAENTGQPIEKIKADTERDFFMDAEDAKAYGIIDEVLVRKKK